In Sphingobacterium sp. lm-10, one DNA window encodes the following:
- a CDS encoding DUF1801 domain-containing protein, whose translation MNTPVWANVDEYIASFPTEVQNRLSEIRRLIHTIAPDADESISYGMPAYKLHGKPLIYFAAFKNHIGFYATPSGHEAFAKDLAVYKRGKGSVQFPLKDNLPLALIERIIRFRKKEQDINLKKT comes from the coding sequence ATGAACACACCCGTGTGGGCTAATGTGGATGAATACATCGCCTCGTTTCCTACCGAAGTACAAAATAGGCTATCGGAGATTCGTCGCTTAATTCACACCATAGCACCTGATGCAGATGAAAGTATTTCATATGGCATGCCGGCCTATAAATTGCATGGCAAGCCTTTGATCTATTTTGCTGCATTTAAAAATCACATAGGATTTTATGCTACGCCTAGCGGACATGAAGCTTTTGCGAAAGACTTAGCGGTCTATAAGCGAGGAAAAGGCTCCGTCCAATTTCCGTTAAAGGATAATTTACCCCTTGCTTTAATCGAACGTATCATTCGCTTTAGAAAAAAAGAACAAGATATTAATTTAAAAAAGACATGA
- a CDS encoding VOC family protein, whose translation MIANPYLNFEGKTEEAFRFYQSVFGGELTLQFMRDVPNADIPDEEKNYVMHASIPLGKQQYLMASDCLKSAGHVLHQGNNHYISITPDSREEADRLFAGLSAEGEVEMPMEDMFWGDYFGSFTDKFGVRWMINFPI comes from the coding sequence ATGATTGCAAATCCTTATCTCAATTTTGAAGGTAAAACCGAAGAAGCTTTCCGCTTTTACCAGTCTGTTTTCGGTGGCGAACTTACTTTACAGTTTATGCGGGATGTGCCTAATGCAGACATCCCAGACGAAGAAAAGAATTATGTGATGCACGCATCCATACCGCTCGGTAAGCAGCAATACCTAATGGCATCAGACTGCTTAAAAAGTGCTGGACACGTCCTGCACCAAGGCAATAACCATTATATCTCCATTACGCCCGACAGCCGCGAAGAAGCGGATCGCCTATTTGCTGGTCTTTCCGCCGAAGGCGAAGTTGAAATGCCTATGGAAGACATGTTTTGGGGCGATTATTTTGGATCTTTCACCGACAAATTTGGCGTACGCTGGATGATTAATTTTCCGATTTAA
- a CDS encoding cyclic nucleotide-binding domain-containing protein, giving the protein MKERILSQVYQHPLLNPEDIQRLMDAHQPRHFTKGEVLYERGKVLNEYLVLESGLIRSFTHDYHGDEITTDFFGDHEVVIEVLSLFQ; this is encoded by the coding sequence ATGAAAGAGCGTATTTTATCACAAGTGTATCAACATCCCCTGCTTAATCCGGAAGATATTCAGCGGCTGATGGATGCACATCAGCCAAGGCATTTCACGAAGGGGGAAGTGCTTTACGAACGCGGCAAAGTGCTAAACGAATATTTAGTGTTGGAAAGTGGGCTCATTCGTTCTTTCACACATGATTACCATGGAGATGAGATAACTACGGATTTTTTTGGCGATCATGAAGTCGTTATTGAAGTACTTTCCCTATTTCAGTGA
- a CDS encoding non-canonical purine NTP diphosphatase: MTKLVFATNNAHKLEEVKAMLGAEFDLLSLADIGCTADIPETGDTFEHNAKQKSDYILTHFQMDCFADDSGLEIDALDGEPGVYSAHYSGTRDMEQNIALVLENLGDNLYRTARFRTVISLSINGQQHFFEGSVEGNIISDERGGAGFGYDPIFIPKGYEETFAQMSAEQKNKISHRAVAVKKLVAFLRSQQ, from the coding sequence ATGACTAAACTGGTATTTGCCACCAATAATGCCCACAAGCTGGAAGAAGTAAAGGCGATGTTAGGGGCAGAGTTCGATTTGCTGTCACTGGCAGATATTGGCTGTACAGCTGATATTCCAGAAACAGGAGATACGTTTGAGCACAATGCGAAGCAGAAAAGTGATTATATCCTTACGCATTTCCAAATGGATTGCTTTGCTGACGATTCGGGTTTAGAAATCGATGCGCTGGATGGGGAGCCCGGTGTATATTCTGCGCACTATAGTGGTACGAGGGATATGGAGCAGAACATTGCCCTGGTATTGGAGAATTTAGGAGATAATCTGTATCGAACAGCACGTTTTCGTACAGTCATCTCTCTTTCTATTAATGGCCAACAGCATTTCTTTGAAGGGAGTGTAGAAGGTAATATTATCAGTGATGAACGTGGTGGAGCGGGCTTTGGTTATGATCCTATCTTTATACCAAAAGGCTATGAAGAGACATTTGCCCAGATGAGTGCCGAGCAGAAGAATAAAATCAGTCATCGCGCGGTAGCAGTCAAGAAGTTGGTCGCTTTTTTACGCAGTCAACAATAA
- a CDS encoding SRPBCC domain-containing protein, giving the protein MDRLNYTIDIHAPIDKVAATMIDRKTYQEWTKPFSSTSDFEGGWNKGDKICFTSLDRNGEKHGMLAEIVEHDPNEFISIHHYGMLQNGKKITEGPEVAGWDDAFENYYYEQKDGVTTVRVEVSDDGEYADHMNKTWPKALEILKAICEV; this is encoded by the coding sequence ATGGACAGATTAAACTATACTATAGACATTCATGCGCCGATCGATAAGGTCGCAGCAACAATGATCGACAGAAAAACGTATCAGGAATGGACAAAGCCCTTTAGCTCGACATCTGACTTCGAAGGCGGTTGGAATAAGGGTGACAAAATTTGCTTCACATCATTGGACAGGAATGGTGAAAAACACGGCATGCTCGCCGAAATAGTTGAACACGATCCGAATGAATTTATCTCTATTCATCATTATGGTATGTTGCAAAATGGAAAGAAAATCACGGAAGGTCCGGAAGTCGCTGGATGGGATGACGCATTTGAAAACTACTATTACGAACAAAAGGATGGGGTAACTACGGTACGCGTTGAGGTTAGCGATGATGGCGAGTATGCGGATCATATGAACAAAACCTGGCCAAAAGCTTTAGAAATACTAAAGGCGATCTGCGAAGTCTAA
- a CDS encoding LacI family DNA-binding transcriptional regulator, whose amino-acid sequence MANKKPATIKEIARKLNISTSTVSRALNDHPSIGLVTTMRVKKMAEELKYEPNQTAIFFKQRKTFTIGVILPMLVEPFFTEAISSIEQYASERDYTVILGQSLDDEQRELNIVQTFKKHRVDGLLISLSKNTADLTFVDSLRQSNIPVVFFDRVPERTDVHRVFSDLATGMEEAIEAFVSRGHQKIALINGPDTMIASKQRLHSFEMALKKQGIPFDPNYTVHTDLTLEGNETAMETLCNLPDRPSAVVSFNDFVTLDVIRYVKTKGLALNQDIFFISFANYPLWQYMDNPPMGSIEQYPGEQGLKATEILFEAMEQKEDMPYKTVVLTSKLSLK is encoded by the coding sequence ATGGCTAATAAAAAACCAGCGACCATTAAGGAAATAGCGCGAAAACTAAACATTTCAACGTCAACGGTATCTCGCGCGCTAAATGACCATCCAAGTATTGGCTTAGTGACGACTATGCGCGTGAAAAAGATGGCCGAAGAATTAAAATACGAACCGAACCAAACAGCTATCTTCTTTAAACAACGGAAAACTTTCACAATAGGCGTCATACTGCCTATGTTAGTCGAACCTTTTTTTACGGAGGCGATCAGCTCCATCGAACAGTACGCAAGCGAAAGAGATTATACCGTCATTTTGGGTCAGTCCCTAGATGATGAACAAAGGGAGTTAAACATTGTCCAGACATTTAAGAAACACCGGGTAGATGGTTTATTAATTTCCCTCAGTAAAAACACAGCGGATTTAACATTCGTTGATTCCCTTCGCCAGTCGAATATCCCCGTAGTATTCTTCGACCGCGTGCCCGAGCGTACCGATGTACATCGCGTATTTAGCGATCTTGCGACAGGAATGGAAGAAGCTATTGAAGCCTTTGTAAGTCGCGGACATCAAAAAATAGCCTTGATCAACGGCCCTGATACCATGATTGCCTCAAAGCAACGGCTACATAGTTTTGAGATGGCCTTGAAAAAACAAGGTATCCCATTTGATCCTAACTACACCGTTCATACGGATCTTACATTGGAAGGGAATGAGACTGCGATGGAAACACTTTGCAATTTGCCCGATCGACCATCCGCAGTAGTTTCCTTTAACGATTTCGTGACGCTAGACGTTATTCGCTACGTTAAAACAAAAGGATTAGCACTAAATCAGGATATCTTTTTCATCAGCTTCGCAAACTATCCTTTGTGGCAATATATGGACAACCCACCCATGGGAAGTATTGAGCAGTATCCCGGTGAACAAGGCCTAAAGGCTACTGAAATTTTGTTTGAAGCAATGGAACAGAAAGAAGATATGCCCTATAAAACCGTCGTATTAACGTCCAAACTATCGCTGAAATAG
- a CDS encoding glutamate synthase subunit beta: MGKPTGFLEYDRVAPQKDAAGNRVKNYEEFVQPYSDKQLNDQAARCMNCGIPFCHSGCPLGNVIPEFNDAVYDAKWEEAYQILVSTNNFPEFTGRICPAPCEAACVLGINKPPVSIEEIEKHIIEIAFKKGYVQPLKSYLKTGKKVAVVGGGPAGLAAAAQLNKAGHDVVVYERDDKVGGLLRYGIPDFKLDKSIIDRRVDIMQQSGIEFRTNAEVGKNVPTSELEEYDAVVLSGGSTIPRNLNIPGRELKGVHYAMEFLKQQNKRVGSSPIEVEEITATGKNVLVIGGGDTGSDCVGTSNRQGAKSVSQFELMPQPPKERTAAMPWPTYPMLLKTTTSHEEGCDRYWSVSTKEFLGDEQGNLRAALVVDLAWETDANGRPTKFNEVEGSEREIPCELVTLAMGFLHPQHEGLLDQAGISYDERGNVNAKEGEYQTSKTKYFAAGDMRRGQSLVVWAISEGRECARKVDEYLMGYSELESKDAIFSYA; encoded by the coding sequence ATGGGAAAACCAACAGGATTTTTAGAATATGATAGAGTCGCTCCACAGAAAGATGCGGCAGGCAATCGCGTAAAAAACTATGAGGAATTTGTACAACCTTATTCCGATAAGCAGCTCAATGATCAGGCGGCTCGATGCATGAATTGTGGCATTCCATTTTGTCACTCCGGTTGCCCACTGGGCAATGTAATCCCCGAATTCAATGATGCGGTATATGATGCCAAGTGGGAAGAAGCCTACCAAATACTAGTTTCTACCAATAACTTCCCGGAGTTTACCGGAAGGATCTGTCCGGCACCTTGTGAGGCTGCCTGCGTATTAGGCATCAACAAACCACCGGTTTCTATAGAAGAGATTGAAAAACACATCATTGAAATCGCCTTTAAGAAAGGTTATGTGCAACCGCTTAAGAGCTATCTGAAAACAGGAAAAAAAGTAGCTGTTGTAGGCGGAGGGCCTGCTGGCCTAGCTGCAGCAGCGCAGCTCAATAAAGCAGGGCACGATGTCGTGGTTTATGAAAGAGATGATAAAGTGGGCGGTCTCCTACGCTACGGCATACCTGATTTTAAATTGGACAAATCGATCATTGACCGTCGGGTGGATATCATGCAGCAGTCGGGCATTGAATTTAGAACGAATGCAGAAGTAGGCAAAAACGTACCGACGAGTGAGTTGGAAGAGTACGATGCCGTAGTACTATCCGGCGGATCGACTATTCCTCGTAACCTCAACATTCCAGGAAGGGAATTGAAAGGTGTACACTACGCCATGGAGTTCTTGAAGCAACAAAACAAACGAGTAGGCAGCTCCCCTATCGAAGTAGAAGAAATCACGGCTACCGGGAAAAATGTATTGGTCATTGGTGGTGGCGATACAGGTTCCGACTGCGTCGGCACATCGAATCGTCAAGGAGCTAAAAGCGTTTCCCAATTTGAATTGATGCCACAACCTCCGAAGGAGCGTACCGCAGCAATGCCATGGCCAACCTACCCTATGCTGTTAAAGACGACAACCTCGCACGAGGAAGGCTGTGACAGATATTGGAGTGTAAGCACGAAGGAATTTTTAGGTGATGAGCAGGGCAATCTGCGCGCGGCTTTAGTCGTCGACTTAGCGTGGGAAACCGATGCTAATGGCCGACCAACCAAATTCAACGAGGTGGAAGGATCGGAGCGAGAGATTCCTTGTGAGCTGGTGACCTTAGCAATGGGCTTCTTGCATCCTCAACACGAAGGCTTATTAGACCAAGCTGGTATCTCTTACGACGAACGCGGAAACGTGAATGCAAAAGAAGGAGAATATCAGACTTCTAAAACTAAATATTTCGCTGCGGGCGATATGCGCAGAGGTCAATCTTTGGTTGTTTGGGCCATTTCAGAGGGCCGCGAATGCGCCAGAAAAGTGGATGAATACCTGATGGGTTATTCGGAACTAGAGTCTAAAGATGCCATTTTCTCGTATGCGTAG
- a CDS encoding SRPBCC domain-containing protein, translating to MSTTAITISTTVNTTLEAAWNFYTNPEHIIYWNFASDDWTCPSATVDLQPGGEYKARMEAKDGTTGFDFEAVYTDVSAPDHLAYTITDGRKVNTHFSETAEGVLVTTIFDPEDIHEPEFQRAGWQAILDNFKNYAELQTETPPDFE from the coding sequence ATGAGCACAACGGCTATTACCATTTCCACTACCGTCAACACCACACTGGAAGCAGCTTGGAATTTTTACACCAATCCCGAGCATATTATTTATTGGAATTTTGCTTCCGACGACTGGACCTGTCCAAGCGCAACAGTAGATCTACAGCCGGGCGGTGAATACAAAGCACGTATGGAGGCAAAAGATGGGACAACAGGCTTTGACTTTGAAGCGGTGTACACAGACGTATCGGCACCAGATCACCTAGCGTATACGATCACCGACGGACGCAAGGTAAATACACATTTCTCTGAAACAGCCGAAGGTGTTTTGGTGACGACCATTTTCGATCCTGAGGATATACACGAACCAGAATTCCAGCGTGCAGGTTGGCAAGCCATTTTGGATAATTTTAAAAATTATGCTGAACTGCAAACCGAAACACCGCCAGATTTTGAGTAA
- the gltB gene encoding glutamate synthase large subunit: MMYDSLQASGLYNPEFEHDACGVGFVAHIKGLKSHNQVADALTMLENMEHRGACGCDPESGDGAGIMIQLPHEFLWEECISLGIQLQEPGYYGAGMVFLPKEQKLNALCRSLIEEATKERGMEFLGFRDVPVNRDGIGPTALSAEPEIVQFFVSRPEGIKNTEDFERKLYVLRRLIVQKVKEHQEYPLPLYFASLSCKTIIYKGQLTTYQVGTYYTDLHDARVISAFGLVHSRFSTNTFPSWALAQPFRMMAHNGEINTLTGNLNWFYAGARALSSPYFTKEEMDILLPVVDKGQSDSACLDNVVELLLHSGRSLPHVMLMLVPEAWDGNTQMDPLKRAFYEYHATLMEPWDGPAALCFTDGKIIGATLDRNGLRPLRYAITSDDRVVASSEAGALPIPEELIIEKGRQQPGKIFVVDMEAGRVRTDEEVKGELVRQQPYGEWLDNYKIKLKELAEPRVTFTYLSKESVFKYQQSFGYTREDLETIIAPMALTGYEPIGSMGTDVPLAVLSDQPQHLSSYFKQFFAQVTNPPIDPIRERLVMSLATFIGNAGNILIEDKKFCHCVMLEHPIITSGELEKLRSIDTGVFQAKTLQTYFKADGQPGSLEAGIERLCRYADDAVKDGFEVLILSDRAIDSQHAAIPSILAVSAVHHHLIKTGNRGAVGLVVEAGDAWEVHHFACLLAFGATAINPYMALASIRTMKEEKQLDTDLSWDELRKNYVKAVCAGLLKIFSKMGISTLQSYHGAQIFEILGIDKEVVDTYFCGSVSRIGGLTLDDIAREALSKHAKSFEQGRVPKEILPEGGIYQWKRRGEGHLWNPQTVHLLQQACRNNDYSSYKKYASLINNQQERMFTLRGLLDFAKHRIPVPLDEVEPASEILKRFATGAMSFGSISHEAHSTLAIAMNRVGGKSNTGEGGEDEVRYTPLENGDSMRSAIKQVASARFGVTSNYLTQADEIQIKMAQGAKPGEGGQLPGHKVDEWIAKVRHSTPGVGLISPPPHHDIYSIEDLAQLIFDLKNANRTARINVKLVSKAGVGTIAAGVAKAHADVILIAGYDGGTGASPLSSVKHAGLPWELGLAEAHQTLVQNRLRSRIVLQADGQMKTGRDLVIATLLGAEEWGVATAALIAGGCIMMRKCHLNTCPVGVATQDPELRKLFSGKPEDVVHLFHFLAEEMRETMAELGFRTINEMVGKAQFLKKREDIPHWKAQKVDFSGILYVARNFSEDSLYNTEEQDHGMSMILDWALLKQAERALEVKDPVFGTFKVKNTDRTIGTMLSNEISKIYGSKGLPDDTINFKFEGSAGQSFGAFAAKGLSFELEGEANDYVGKGLSGAQLAIYPAKESTLTPEDNIIIGNVALYGATTGHLYINGLAGERFAVRNSGATAVVEGIGDHGCEYMTGGRALILGATGRNFAAGMSGGIAWIYDINETFRDNCNQEMVDLDPLDTEDENEIIVLLKKHIHLTNSARASYILQHWANEKYKFIKVFPREYKNVLNKKLVVA; this comes from the coding sequence ATGATGTACGATAGTTTGCAGGCATCCGGGTTATATAATCCGGAGTTTGAGCATGATGCCTGCGGTGTAGGATTTGTTGCACATATAAAAGGATTAAAATCGCATAATCAGGTTGCAGATGCATTAACCATGTTAGAAAACATGGAACACCGCGGTGCCTGTGGTTGTGATCCAGAGAGCGGTGACGGTGCGGGGATTATGATTCAGTTACCACACGAGTTCTTGTGGGAGGAATGTATTAGCCTGGGCATACAGTTACAGGAACCGGGCTACTATGGCGCCGGTATGGTATTTTTACCAAAAGAACAGAAGCTGAATGCACTTTGCCGATCCCTTATTGAAGAGGCAACGAAAGAGCGAGGAATGGAATTTCTTGGCTTTCGTGATGTTCCGGTGAACCGGGATGGCATCGGCCCTACGGCATTAAGCGCGGAGCCAGAGATTGTGCAATTTTTCGTTTCTCGCCCGGAGGGCATCAAGAACACAGAAGATTTCGAGAGAAAATTGTATGTCCTTCGCCGCCTGATTGTGCAGAAGGTAAAAGAACATCAAGAATATCCCCTACCCCTATATTTTGCGTCATTATCCTGCAAAACGATCATTTACAAAGGACAACTCACAACCTATCAGGTAGGCACCTATTACACCGATTTACATGATGCGCGCGTGATATCTGCCTTCGGGTTGGTACACTCCCGTTTTTCTACGAATACTTTCCCTTCATGGGCTTTGGCGCAGCCATTCCGTATGATGGCGCATAATGGAGAGATCAACACCTTGACCGGAAACCTAAATTGGTTCTACGCCGGCGCTAGAGCCTTGTCTTCTCCCTATTTTACCAAAGAGGAGATGGATATCCTTCTTCCAGTAGTGGATAAAGGACAATCTGATTCTGCCTGCTTGGACAATGTAGTCGAATTGCTATTGCATTCTGGCCGTAGTCTTCCTCATGTCATGCTGATGTTGGTACCCGAAGCTTGGGATGGCAATACACAGATGGATCCGTTGAAACGCGCATTTTACGAATACCACGCTACGTTGATGGAACCATGGGATGGTCCTGCTGCACTATGTTTCACCGACGGAAAAATTATCGGCGCCACCTTAGACCGTAATGGATTGCGCCCACTTCGCTATGCGATTACTTCAGACGATCGCGTTGTCGCATCTTCCGAAGCCGGTGCCTTACCCATTCCAGAAGAATTGATCATCGAAAAAGGTAGACAACAGCCGGGAAAAATCTTCGTAGTGGATATGGAAGCAGGACGAGTGCGCACGGACGAAGAGGTCAAGGGAGAATTAGTGCGCCAGCAACCGTACGGCGAATGGCTGGATAACTATAAAATCAAGTTGAAGGAATTAGCGGAACCGCGTGTAACTTTCACCTATTTATCCAAAGAATCTGTCTTCAAATACCAACAATCATTTGGGTATACACGGGAAGATCTAGAAACGATAATCGCCCCAATGGCGCTTACCGGCTATGAGCCAATTGGCTCTATGGGTACTGATGTGCCTTTAGCCGTACTTTCCGATCAGCCACAGCATTTATCTAGCTATTTCAAGCAATTCTTTGCACAAGTAACCAATCCACCCATCGATCCTATCAGGGAGCGTTTGGTGATGAGCTTAGCCACGTTTATCGGTAATGCCGGCAATATCTTGATTGAGGACAAAAAGTTTTGCCACTGTGTAATGCTGGAGCATCCCATCATTACATCAGGCGAATTAGAGAAATTACGCTCTATTGATACTGGTGTATTTCAAGCGAAGACACTGCAAACTTATTTTAAAGCAGACGGACAACCCGGTTCGCTGGAAGCAGGTATAGAACGCCTTTGCCGCTACGCGGATGATGCCGTGAAAGATGGTTTCGAGGTATTGATCTTATCTGATCGCGCGATAGATTCTCAGCATGCAGCAATTCCATCGATACTCGCTGTATCTGCCGTGCACCATCACCTGATCAAAACAGGTAATCGTGGTGCGGTAGGCTTAGTGGTCGAAGCGGGGGATGCTTGGGAAGTACATCATTTTGCCTGTCTGTTAGCATTCGGTGCTACCGCAATCAATCCATACATGGCCTTGGCCAGTATTCGCACCATGAAAGAAGAGAAACAACTGGATACCGATCTTTCTTGGGATGAGCTGCGCAAAAACTATGTAAAAGCAGTATGTGCAGGACTGTTAAAGATCTTTTCTAAAATGGGAATTTCGACTTTACAATCCTATCATGGTGCACAGATTTTCGAAATATTAGGTATTGATAAGGAAGTGGTAGACACCTACTTCTGTGGATCCGTATCCCGGATCGGAGGACTGACCTTAGATGATATCGCCCGCGAGGCGTTATCTAAACACGCCAAAAGTTTCGAACAAGGTCGCGTACCAAAGGAAATTTTACCAGAAGGCGGCATTTACCAGTGGAAACGACGTGGAGAAGGCCATTTGTGGAACCCACAAACTGTACACTTATTGCAGCAAGCTTGTCGTAACAATGACTATTCCTCTTATAAGAAATATGCTTCCTTAATCAATAATCAGCAGGAGCGTATGTTTACCCTACGTGGTTTACTAGACTTTGCGAAGCATCGCATACCTGTACCACTAGATGAAGTAGAGCCAGCTAGTGAGATTCTGAAACGTTTTGCGACAGGTGCCATGTCTTTCGGATCCATTTCTCATGAAGCGCACAGTACTTTAGCAATTGCGATGAACCGCGTTGGTGGTAAATCAAATACAGGCGAGGGAGGTGAAGATGAAGTACGCTACACTCCTTTAGAGAATGGCGATTCCATGCGCTCGGCTATAAAACAAGTAGCCTCTGCCCGTTTTGGTGTCACATCCAATTACCTCACGCAGGCCGATGAAATTCAGATCAAAATGGCTCAAGGAGCCAAACCAGGAGAAGGTGGACAGCTACCTGGCCACAAAGTGGATGAATGGATCGCCAAAGTACGTCACTCTACACCCGGCGTTGGACTCATATCTCCTCCTCCTCATCACGATATTTACTCTATTGAAGATTTAGCACAGCTCATCTTCGACTTAAAGAATGCCAACCGCACGGCAAGGATCAATGTAAAGTTGGTTTCTAAAGCCGGTGTAGGTACTATTGCAGCGGGTGTAGCCAAAGCACATGCCGATGTGATCTTAATCGCTGGATATGATGGCGGTACAGGTGCATCGCCGCTAAGCTCCGTGAAACACGCTGGATTACCGTGGGAACTTGGTTTAGCAGAAGCGCACCAAACCTTGGTGCAAAACAGATTACGTAGCCGGATTGTATTGCAGGCAGACGGACAGATGAAAACCGGGCGGGACTTGGTCATCGCGACATTATTAGGCGCTGAAGAATGGGGAGTGGCTACCGCAGCGTTAATTGCGGGTGGCTGTATCATGATGCGCAAGTGCCACCTTAACACCTGTCCAGTAGGCGTTGCTACGCAAGATCCAGAACTACGCAAGCTCTTCTCTGGCAAGCCAGAAGATGTGGTGCATTTATTCCACTTCTTAGCAGAAGAAATGCGGGAAACCATGGCCGAATTAGGCTTCCGCACTATCAATGAGATGGTAGGAAAAGCACAATTCTTGAAAAAACGCGAAGATATCCCACACTGGAAAGCACAAAAAGTCGATTTTTCCGGTATCCTGTATGTTGCCAGAAATTTCTCTGAAGACTCATTATATAATACCGAAGAGCAAGATCATGGCATGAGCATGATCCTGGATTGGGCATTGCTTAAGCAAGCAGAACGCGCTTTAGAAGTCAAAGATCCTGTATTCGGCACTTTCAAAGTGAAGAATACCGATCGTACAATCGGCACCATGCTATCCAATGAGATCTCTAAAATTTATGGTTCAAAAGGTCTGCCTGATGACACCATCAATTTCAAATTTGAAGGATCTGCCGGACAATCATTTGGTGCATTTGCTGCTAAAGGGCTTTCATTCGAACTGGAAGGCGAAGCCAACGATTATGTAGGTAAGGGTCTGTCAGGTGCTCAGCTAGCAATTTACCCGGCCAAGGAAAGCACACTCACGCCGGAAGATAATATCATCATTGGCAATGTAGCACTCTACGGTGCCACAACCGGACATCTATACATAAATGGTTTAGCGGGCGAGCGCTTCGCGGTGCGTAACTCTGGAGCTACGGCAGTGGTAGAAGGTATTGGCGATCACGGATGTGAGTACATGACGGGAGGTAGAGCATTGATCTTAGGCGCTACCGGTCGAAACTTTGCGGCAGGTATGAGCGGAGGAATCGCTTGGATTTACGACATCAATGAAACCTTCCGAGATAATTGTAATCAAGAGATGGTGGATCTGGATCCTTTAGATACCGAAGATGAAAACGAGATCATCGTGCTCTTGAAGAAACATATCCATCTCACCAATAGTGCGCGAGCATCTTATATCTTGCAGCATTGGGCAAATGAAAAATACAAGTTCATTAAAGTATTCCCAAGAGAATACAAAAATGTGTTAAATAAAAAATTAGTGGTCGCTTAG
- a CDS encoding deoxyhypusine synthase family protein, producing the protein MTKNRGPISQFIEKNYLHFNAAALVDAAKGYETHLDEGGKMLVSLAGAMSTAELGISLAEMIRQDKVAIISCTGANLEEDVMNLVAHSHYKRVPNYRDLTPQDEWDLLENHYNRVTDTCIPEEEAFRRLQSHLEAAWKKAEANGERYFPHEFLYQVVRSGDLEQYYEIDPKNSWILAAAEKNIPIVVPGWEDSTTGNIFASYVIKGQLQASTVKSGIEYMVYLTEWYRENSGGKGVGFFQIGGGIAGDFPICVVPMMYQDLEWHDVPFWSYFCQISDSTTSYGSYSGAVPNEKITWGKLDINTPKFIVESDATIVAPLIFAWILGQ; encoded by the coding sequence ATGACGAAAAACAGAGGTCCTATTTCTCAATTTATAGAGAAAAACTACCTTCACTTCAACGCTGCGGCTCTGGTAGATGCAGCTAAAGGCTATGAAACACATTTGGACGAAGGGGGAAAGATGTTGGTTTCATTGGCTGGTGCGATGAGTACGGCAGAGTTGGGTATTTCTCTGGCAGAGATGATTCGCCAGGATAAAGTGGCCATCATTTCTTGTACAGGTGCCAACCTGGAAGAGGATGTAATGAACTTGGTGGCGCATTCGCACTATAAACGTGTACCAAACTACCGCGATCTGACTCCGCAAGACGAATGGGATTTGTTGGAAAATCACTATAATCGCGTTACGGATACTTGTATTCCAGAAGAGGAAGCTTTCCGCCGTTTGCAATCTCATTTGGAAGCGGCCTGGAAGAAGGCAGAAGCGAATGGCGAACGTTATTTTCCACACGAATTTCTGTATCAGGTGGTGCGCTCCGGTGATTTAGAGCAGTATTATGAAATCGATCCAAAGAACTCTTGGATCTTGGCAGCCGCGGAAAAAAATATTCCTATTGTCGTACCAGGATGGGAAGATTCTACTACCGGTAATATCTTCGCATCTTATGTGATCAAAGGGCAGTTGCAGGCATCTACCGTAAAATCGGGTATTGAATACATGGTTTACTTGACAGAGTGGTATCGCGAGAACTCTGGTGGTAAAGGTGTTGGCTTTTTCCAAATTGGTGGAGGTATTGCGGGCGATTTTCCTATCTGTGTAGTGCCTATGATGTATCAAGATTTGGAATGGCACGATGTTCCTTTCTGGTCGTATTTCTGTCAGATCTCTGATTCCACGACTTCGTATGGCTCTTATTCTGGTGCTGTACCAAACGAAAAGATTACGTGGGGTAAGCTTGATATCAATACACCGAAGTTTATTGTAGAATCGGATGCAACGATTGTAGCACCATTGATTTTTGCCTGGATTTTAGGTCAATAA